In Candidatus Hydrogenedentota bacterium, the genomic window TGGAACTCGCCGCGGAGCTCGGCCTCCCCGTAGCCGTTCACAACCGCGACGCCGACGGGGACGCAGCGGCCGTCCTCGCGAACGCGTGCGGGCGAGTGCCGGGAGTCGTGATGCACTGCTTTGGGAGCGGGGCGCCGTTTGCTGAGAAGTGCCTCGAATTGGGGCATTACATCTCGTTTGCCGGGAATGTCACCTTTCCGAAGGCCGGTTCGCTTCGCGAAGCCGCTGCTCTTGTTCCGATGGACCGGCTGCTCGTCGAGACCGACAGTCCCTACCTTGCCCCCCAGCCCGTGCGAGGCAAGCGGTGCGAGCCCCATTACCTCAAATACACGGCGGCATGCCTCGCGGAACTGAAAGGCGTTACAATCGAGACGTTCGCCGAACGGACGACCGCAAACGCCGCCCGCCTTTTTCGGCTCGACGCGGACGCGCGGCGCGAGTGACGAAGATGTGGTTCAATGCAAACAGATGGACACCGGACCGCCTTGCCGAGCAGCTGCGCGATATGGGCGTTGACGCGGGCGACCGCCTGTTTGTCCACACCGGGCTGCGCAAGACACGCATTACGCGCGACGAGGTGCCCAACCTTTTTGCGGCGTATCGTGAGGTACTTGGGCCCGGCGGCGCGCTGTTCTTTCCGACGCACACCTACTCGTGCCGCGGCGCGGTGGGGTGTCCCCCGTTTCACCCGGATTTGCGGTGCGACGCCTCGATCGGCATCTGGCCGGAGCTGGCGCGGAAACAGCCGGGCGTTATCCGCAGCGCCAGTCCCACCCATTCCGACGCCGGCATCGGCCACGGAGCGGCCGAGATTCTCGCGGGACACGACCGCGTGCAGCCCGTGGGAAAAGACTCGCCTC contains:
- a CDS encoding TatD family hydrolase gives rise to the protein MTGLADTHCHLQDARFDEDRPEVLERSLAALDWLLVVGDDLDTSQRAVDLAGDRVFAAVGVHPYHADRVDARALETLRNLAANKRVAAIGETGLDYYRYAETSREEQRRAFEAQLELAAELGLPVAVHNRDADGDAAAVLANACGRVPGVVMHCFGSGAPFAEKCLELGHYISFAGNVTFPKAGSLREAAALVPMDRLLVETDSPYLAPQPVRGKRCEPHYLKYTAACLAELKGVTIETFAERTTANAARLFRLDADARRE